Proteins encoded within one genomic window of Camelina sativa cultivar DH55 chromosome 19, Cs, whole genome shotgun sequence:
- the LOC104766707 gene encoding chaperonin CPN60, mitochondrial-like, whose product MMVTIGDETFRDELEQELFSLRKLSLVLKLELLMLKGVKDLAMGPKGRNVVIEQSRGAPKVIKDGVTVAKSIEKQERWCQVGFEERCEQIRSAIELSTSYYDKEKLQ is encoded by the exons ATGATGGTCACGATCGGCGATGAGACGTTCAGG GATGAGCTGGAGCAGGAACTATTCAGCCTAAGAAAATTAAGTTTGGTGTTGAAGCTCGAGCTTTTGATGCTTAAGGGTGTTAAAGATCTTGCAATGGGTCCAAAG GGACGTAATGTTGTGATTGAGCAAAGTCGGGGTGCTCCTAAAGTGATAAAAGATGGTGTGACAGTTGCCAAAAGCATTGAAAAGCAAGAACGTTGGTGCCAGGTTGGTTTTGAGGAAAGATGTGAGCAG ATTAGGTCAGCAATTGAACTGAGCACCTCATATTATGACAAGGAGAAACTGCAATAA
- the LOC104766708 gene encoding PRKR-interacting protein 1-like, which translates to MSSGKPKQGDTRLVVAATTASALMEAKKADHGGSSSIVEYKPPVMLEDEEDLEVKLRRILENVPVRVSNTSGSSAGSGSGDFHQYRQMRRREQDRLTRMDIDYSKRLKMAEFTIRREEKLKAAEEKTSKKRLKRQKKKQKKQEKKIKPNTTAEELERQPREEEISSDNGGDEEEEEESVVEPLRPMFNIKFQENR; encoded by the exons ATGTCGTCCGGGAAGCCAAAGCAAGGCGACACACGATTGGTGGTTGCTGCCACGACGGCGTCGGCATTGATGGAAGCGAAGAAGGCAGATCACGGAGGATCTTCATCTATCGTTGAGTATAAACCGCCGGTGATgcttgaagacgaagaagatctAGAAGTAAAGCTCAGACGAATCCTCGAGAACGTTCCTGTTCGCGTTAGCAATACTTCTGGAAGTTCCGCTGGTTCTGGTTCCGGTGATTTTCACCAG TACCGGCAAATGAGGCGAAGAGAACAAGACCGACTAACAAGGATGGATATTGACTACAGCAAGCGGTTAAAAATGGCTGAGTTTACtataagaagagaagagaaactgaaagctgcagaagaaaaaacatcaaAGAAGCGTTTGAAACgccaaaagaagaagcagaaaaagcaggagaagaagataaaaccaAACACTACAGCTGAGGAACTAGAAAGGCAacctagagaagaagaaatatcaTCTGACAATGgtggcgatgaagaagaagaagaagagtctgtGGTAGAACCTTTACGTCCGATGTTTAATATCAAATTCCAAGAGAACCGTTAA